One part of the Strigops habroptila isolate Jane chromosome 23, bStrHab1.2.pri, whole genome shotgun sequence genome encodes these proteins:
- the LOC115618618 gene encoding keratin, type II cytoskeletal cochleal gives MSRSVSFSSRSAAAPGISQVRISTVSSTRGLGGGSGLSRAGGFGSSSLYSLGSTNKRMSLGGGSSYSVRSGYGYGGMGFGGAPSSGSIQEVTINQNLLTPLNLEIDPNIQRVRKEEKEQIKTLNNRFASFIDKVRFLEQQNKMLETKWSLLQDQKTTRSNIAPMFETYISNLRRQLDGLLNDKGRLEGELKNMQDLVEDFKTKYEDEINKRTAAENEFVVLKKDVDAAYMNKVELEAKVDALTDEINFLRSLYEAELQELQAQISDTSVVLSMDNSRNLDLDSIIAEVKAQYEEIANRSRAEAESWYQSKYEALQVTAGKHGDDLRNTKNEIVEINRVIQRLQGEIENAKAQRAKLEAAIAEAEERGELALKDARAKLEELEAALQKAKQDMARQLREYQELMNVKLALDIEIATYRKLLEGEESRLAGNGVGSVNISVVSSSGGGGFLGGGVGGGLSLGSGMGSGALGFSSGGATRSYTVTTTSSSRRSFRK, from the exons ATGTCCCGCTCTGTGAGCTTCAGCTCCCGCTCTGCCGCCGCCCCTGGCATCAGCCAAGTGCGGATCAGCACCGTCTCCTCCACCCGGGGGCTCGGAGGGGGCTCCGGCTTAAGCCGGGCCGGAGGCTTTGGCAGCTCCAGCCTCTACAGCCTCGGCTCCACCAACAAGCGGATGTCCCTCGGGGGTGGCAGCTCCTACAGCGTTCGCTCTGGATACGGCTATGGGGGCATGGGGTTCGGTGGGGCGCCCAGCTCCGGCAGCATTCAGGAGGTCACCATCAACCAGAACCTCCTGACACCCCTGAATCTGGAGATCGACCCCAACATCCAGCGAGTGCgcaaggaggagaaggagcagatCAAGACCCTCAACAACAGATTCGCCTCCTTCATCGACAAG GTCCGGttcctggagcagcagaacAAGATGCTGGAGACCAAATGGAGCCTCCTCCAGGACCAGAAAACCACCCGCAGTAACATTGCTCCCATGTTTGAGACGTACATCAGCAACCTGCGGCGGCAGCTCGATGGGCTGTTGAATGACAAAGGGCGTTTGGAGGGCGAGCTGAAGAACATGCAGGATCTTGTTGAGGATTTCAAGACCAA GTATGAAGATGAGATCAACAAGCGCACGGCGGCAGAGAATGAGTTTGTGGTGCTCAAGAAG GATGTGGATGCTGCCTACATGAACAAAGTGGAGCTGGAGGCCAAGGTGGATGCGCTGACGGATGAGATTAACTTCCTGAGGTCTCTCTATGAAGCG GAACTTCAAGAGCTGCAAGCCCAGATCTCTGACACCTCAGTGGTGCTGTCTATGGATAACAGCCGAAACCTGGACCTGGACAGCATCATCGCAGAGGTCAAAGCACAGTATGAGGAGATTGCCAACAGGAGCCGGGCGGAGGCTGAGTCCTGGTACCAGAGCAAG TACGAGGCCCTGCAGGTCACTGCGGGGAAGCACGGGGATGACCTGCGCAACACCAAGAACGAGATCGTGGAGATCAACCGCGTGATCCAGAGGCTGCAGGGGGAGATTGAAAACGCAAAGGCCCAG cGTGCCAAGCTGGAGGCAGCCATCGCTGAGGCTGAGGAACGCGGGGAGCTGGCCCTCAAGGATGCCAGGGCgaagctggaggagctggaggcagctctgcagaaggccAAGCAGGACATGGCCCGGCAGCTCCGGGAGTACCAGGAGCTCATGAACGTCAAGCTGGCCCTGGACATTGAGATCGCGACCTacaggaagctgctggagggagaggagagcag GTTGGCTGGCAATGGAGTTGGCAGCGTCAACATCT CCGTGGTCAGCTCCAGTGGTGGAGGTGGCTTTCTGGGAGGAGGAGTCGGAGGAGGCCTTAGCCTGGGCTCAGGAATGGGCAGCGGAGCTCTCGGCTTCTCCTCTGGAGGTGCCACCAGGTCCTACACTGTCACCACAACCTCATCCAGCAGGAGAAGCTTCAGGAAGTAA